The segment TCGCTTCTTTTTTCCTTGCGCGCCTGGCTGCGTCGCGTGTTGGCTTGTTAGGTCCGCCACGAGATCCGACTATGAACAGCAAATCCCCGAAGTTGCGACTGGCTGATCCGGCGGAAGTAGCAGTCGACTCCGATCTGCAGACCGTACTGAATGCCTGGCACGATGCCACGATTCGTTGGGAACAGACGCACGAGACGCTGCAGGCCGAAGTAAGACGGCTCTCGACACAATTGGCGGCCAAGCAACCCATGCTGATCCGCGGCGATGATCCGACTCATGCCGGACGAATCGCCGCGCAGCTGGCGATCGGCATCCGTGACAAGTTGGTTCCTGCCAGCTTGCACCTTAACCTGCTGCGCCGACGCGTCCTGGACGATGCTGTGGCACTGGATCTTTTGCAAAAGGCCGATCAAAGCTTTGTCGATGCCGATAGCCTGGTTGAAAACCTGATGCAATTCGTCGTCGAGCGTCATCCTCACTTGCAGCCGATTAACTTGCGCGCACTGGTATGCGAAGTCCATGCCGAATTGCTGCCCACGCTCTGTGTTCAAGGCGTGGCGACGACAATTGACGTGCCCGAGCATGTATCGGTCGAGGCCGATTCCGCCATGCTACGTCGCGCCCTAACGAACCTGACACGCAATGCCCTAGATGCCATGCCTGGCGGTGGCGAGCTGGTGGTCACGTCGTATGTCGGGCACCATTGCGTCGAGCTAGAGATTGCTGATAGCGGTGTCGGGCTGGCCGACGAAGCGAAGGAACGGGCCTTTGAGCCCCTGTATACAACCAAAAGTAATCGGGCCGGCCTGGGACTAGCGATCGTGCAGAGTATTGCCGAGGCGCATGGAGGCGATGTCTTCGCCGCCAACTGCCCCGACGGCGGCGCCGCATTTACCATCAGGCTGCCGCGTCGAGCGCTGGCCGCCGCCGCATGATTCAACGAGAACCGACAGCGGCCTAATCTCCGCGCCAGAATATCAGAGTCAATTAAGCGCACAACCAGGAAGGTTGTGACAGAGCATTTCAGGAGCGCGCGGGATGGACCTCGTCAATCGCCTGTATAGCCAACTGACGGACCTCGTCCGTACGATGACGCCTCGGGCTCGCCTCACGGCGGCCTTGCTGATGGCAGTCGTCTTGGCCAGCCTGGGCTTCCTCGGCAGATATGAGTTGGCTGGCGAGACAACCTACCTGCTTGGCGGCCAAGTCTTCTCCGGCGACGAAATCACGGCTATGCAGGGAGCGCTCGGCAAAGCGCAACTGAATGATTTCACGGTCGAGGGGAATCGTCTCCGCATTCCCCGAGAGAAACAGGCTGTCTATCTCGCAGCGCTCGCCGATGGCAATGCCCTGCCGCAAACCCTCACCAACATTTTCTCTGAGGCAACCGACAAGGCGACCTGGTTCGCGTCGCAGAAGCAGTTAGCAGAAAATACGCGGATCGCCAAGAAAAAAGGAGTGGCCCTAATTCTGCGTAGCATGAGTGGGGTGGAAAGTGCCGAGGTCGATTTCGACAAAGAAGAGCCGCGAGGACTTCGGCAAGAATGCATCTCGACGGCTCTCGTGGCTCTCAAGCTACATGCCGGCCAATCGCTCAGCGAAGACCGAGCCGCTTTTTTCCAGCG is part of the Pirellulales bacterium genome and harbors:
- a CDS encoding HAMP domain-containing sensor histidine kinase translates to MNSKSPKLRLADPAEVAVDSDLQTVLNAWHDATIRWEQTHETLQAEVRRLSTQLAAKQPMLIRGDDPTHAGRIAAQLAIGIRDKLVPASLHLNLLRRRVLDDAVALDLLQKADQSFVDADSLVENLMQFVVERHPHLQPINLRALVCEVHAELLPTLCVQGVATTIDVPEHVSVEADSAMLRRALTNLTRNALDAMPGGGELVVTSYVGHHCVELEIADSGVGLADEAKERAFEPLYTTKSNRAGLGLAIVQSIAEAHGGDVFAANCPDGGAAFTIRLPRRALAAAA